From the Saimiri boliviensis isolate mSaiBol1 chromosome X, mSaiBol1.pri, whole genome shotgun sequence genome, one window contains:
- the FHL1 gene encoding four and a half LIM domains protein 1 isoform X1, whose product MASHRHSGPSSYKVGTMAEKFDCHYCRDPLQGKKYVQKDGHHCCLKCFDKFCANTCVECRKPIGADSKEVHYKNRFWHDTCFRCAKCLHPLANETFVAKDNKILCNKCTTREDSPRCKGCFKAIVAGDQNVEYKGTVWHKDCFTCSNCKQVIGTGSFFPKGEDFYCVTCHETKFAKHCVKCNKAITSGGITYQDQPWHADCFVCVTCSKKLAGQRFTAVEDQYYCVDCYKNFVAKKCAGCKNPITGKRTVSRVSHPVSKARKPPVCHGKRLPLTLFPSANLRGRHPGGERTCPSWVVVLYRKNRSLAAPRGPGLVKAPVWWPMKDNPGTTTASTAKNAP is encoded by the exons ATGGCTTCCCATAGACACTCAG GTCCCTCCAGCTATAAGGTGGGCACCATGGCGGAGAAGTTTGACTGCCACTACTGCAGGGACCCCTTGCAGGGGAAGAAGTATGTGCAAAAGGATGGCCACCACTGCTGCCTGAAGTGCTTTGACAAGTTCTGTGCCAACACCTGCGTGGAATGCCGCAAGCCCATCGGTGCGGACTCCAAG GAGGTGCACTATAAGAACCGCTTCTGGCACGACACCTGCTTCCGCTGTGCCAAGTGCCTTCACCCCTTGGCCAATGAGACCTTTGTGGCCAAGGACAACAAGATCCTGTGCAACAAGTGCACCACCCGGGAGGACTCCCCCAGGTGCAAGGGGTGCTTCAAGGCCATTGTGGCAG GAGATCAAAACGTGGAGTACAAGGGGACCGTCTGGCACAAAGACTGCTTCACCTGCAGTAACTGCAAGCAAGTCATCGGGACTGGAAGCTTCTTCCCTAAAGGGGAGGACTTCTACTGCGTGACTTGCCATGAGACCAAGTTTGCCAAGCATTGCGTGAAGTGCAACAAG GCCATCACATCTGGAGGAATCACTTACCAGGATCAGCCCTGGCATGCCGATTGCTTTGTGTGTGTTACCTGCTCTAAGAAGCTGGCTGGGCAGCGTTTCACCGCTGTGGAGGACCAGTATTACTGCGTGGATTGCTACAAGAACTTTGTGGCCAAGAAGTGTGCTGGATGCAAGAACCCCATCACTG GGAAAAGGACTGTGTCAAGAGTGAGCCACCCAGTCTCTAAAGCTAGGAAGCCCCCAGTGTGCCACGGGAAACGCTTGCCTCTCACCCTGTTTCCCAGCGCCAACCTCCGGGGCAGGCATCCGGGTGGAGAGAGGACTTGTCCCTCGTGGGTGGTGGTTCTTTATAGAAAAAATCGAAGCTTAGCAGCTCCTCGAGGCCCG ggTTTGGTAAAGGCTCCAGTGTGGTGGCCTATGAAGGACAATCCTGGCACGACTACTGCTTCCACTGCAAAAAATGCTCCGTGA
- the FHL1 gene encoding four and a half LIM domains protein 1 isoform X2, translating into MAEKFDCHYCRDPLQGKKYVQKDGHHCCLKCFDKFCANTCVECRKPIGADSKEVHYKNRFWHDTCFRCAKCLHPLANETFVAKDNKILCNKCTTREDSPRCKGCFKAIVAGDQNVEYKGTVWHKDCFTCSNCKQVIGTGSFFPKGEDFYCVTCHETKFAKHCVKCNKAITSGGITYQDQPWHADCFVCVTCSKKLAGQRFTAVEDQYYCVDCYKNFVAKKCAGCKNPITGKRTVSRVSHPVSKARKPPVCHGKRLPLTLFPSANLRGRHPGGERTCPSWVVVLYRKNRSLAAPRGPGLVKAPVWWPMKDNPGTTTASTAKNAP; encoded by the exons ATGGCGGAGAAGTTTGACTGCCACTACTGCAGGGACCCCTTGCAGGGGAAGAAGTATGTGCAAAAGGATGGCCACCACTGCTGCCTGAAGTGCTTTGACAAGTTCTGTGCCAACACCTGCGTGGAATGCCGCAAGCCCATCGGTGCGGACTCCAAG GAGGTGCACTATAAGAACCGCTTCTGGCACGACACCTGCTTCCGCTGTGCCAAGTGCCTTCACCCCTTGGCCAATGAGACCTTTGTGGCCAAGGACAACAAGATCCTGTGCAACAAGTGCACCACCCGGGAGGACTCCCCCAGGTGCAAGGGGTGCTTCAAGGCCATTGTGGCAG GAGATCAAAACGTGGAGTACAAGGGGACCGTCTGGCACAAAGACTGCTTCACCTGCAGTAACTGCAAGCAAGTCATCGGGACTGGAAGCTTCTTCCCTAAAGGGGAGGACTTCTACTGCGTGACTTGCCATGAGACCAAGTTTGCCAAGCATTGCGTGAAGTGCAACAAG GCCATCACATCTGGAGGAATCACTTACCAGGATCAGCCCTGGCATGCCGATTGCTTTGTGTGTGTTACCTGCTCTAAGAAGCTGGCTGGGCAGCGTTTCACCGCTGTGGAGGACCAGTATTACTGCGTGGATTGCTACAAGAACTTTGTGGCCAAGAAGTGTGCTGGATGCAAGAACCCCATCACTG GGAAAAGGACTGTGTCAAGAGTGAGCCACCCAGTCTCTAAAGCTAGGAAGCCCCCAGTGTGCCACGGGAAACGCTTGCCTCTCACCCTGTTTCCCAGCGCCAACCTCCGGGGCAGGCATCCGGGTGGAGAGAGGACTTGTCCCTCGTGGGTGGTGGTTCTTTATAGAAAAAATCGAAGCTTAGCAGCTCCTCGAGGCCCG ggTTTGGTAAAGGCTCCAGTGTGGTGGCCTATGAAGGACAATCCTGGCACGACTACTGCTTCCACTGCAAAAAATGCTCCGTGA
- the FHL1 gene encoding four and a half LIM domains protein 1 isoform X3, which translates to MASHRHSGPSSYKVGTMAEKFDCHYCRDPLQGKKYVQKDGHHCCLKCFDKFCANTCVECRKPIGADSKEVHYKNRFWHDTCFRCAKCLHPLANETFVAKDNKILCNKCTTREDSPRCKGCFKAIVAGDQNVEYKGTVWHKDCFTCSNCKQVIGTGSFFPKGEDFYCVTCHETKFAKHCVKCNKAITSGGITYQDQPWHADCFVCVTCSKKLAGQRFTAVEDQYYCVDCYKNFVAKKCAGCKNPITGFGKGSSVVAYEGQSWHDYCFHCKKCSVNLANKRFVFHEEQVYCPDCAKKL; encoded by the exons ATGGCTTCCCATAGACACTCAG GTCCCTCCAGCTATAAGGTGGGCACCATGGCGGAGAAGTTTGACTGCCACTACTGCAGGGACCCCTTGCAGGGGAAGAAGTATGTGCAAAAGGATGGCCACCACTGCTGCCTGAAGTGCTTTGACAAGTTCTGTGCCAACACCTGCGTGGAATGCCGCAAGCCCATCGGTGCGGACTCCAAG GAGGTGCACTATAAGAACCGCTTCTGGCACGACACCTGCTTCCGCTGTGCCAAGTGCCTTCACCCCTTGGCCAATGAGACCTTTGTGGCCAAGGACAACAAGATCCTGTGCAACAAGTGCACCACCCGGGAGGACTCCCCCAGGTGCAAGGGGTGCTTCAAGGCCATTGTGGCAG GAGATCAAAACGTGGAGTACAAGGGGACCGTCTGGCACAAAGACTGCTTCACCTGCAGTAACTGCAAGCAAGTCATCGGGACTGGAAGCTTCTTCCCTAAAGGGGAGGACTTCTACTGCGTGACTTGCCATGAGACCAAGTTTGCCAAGCATTGCGTGAAGTGCAACAAG GCCATCACATCTGGAGGAATCACTTACCAGGATCAGCCCTGGCATGCCGATTGCTTTGTGTGTGTTACCTGCTCTAAGAAGCTGGCTGGGCAGCGTTTCACCGCTGTGGAGGACCAGTATTACTGCGTGGATTGCTACAAGAACTTTGTGGCCAAGAAGTGTGCTGGATGCAAGAACCCCATCACTG ggTTTGGTAAAGGCTCCAGTGTGGTGGCCTATGAAGGACAATCCTGGCACGACTACTGCTTCCACTGCAAAAAATGCTCCGTGAATCTGGCCAACAAGCGCTTTGTTTTCCACGAGGAGCAAGTGTATTGTCCCGACTGTGCCAAAAAGCTGTAA